One segment of Bacillus alkalisoli DNA contains the following:
- a CDS encoding 1,2-dihydroxy-3-keto-5-methylthiopentene dioxygenase, whose protein sequence is MAKIRLHETSERLEVLEEVVKFLDENEVIYEKWDIQKLPENLQENFALTDEDKKQILEVFSNEITDISSRRGYQASDVISLSDATPNLEQLLKNFQQEHHHTDDEVRFIVSGHGIFVIQGKDGSFFDVELEPGDLISVPENVRHYFTLMEDRKVVAVRIFVTTEGWVPIYEQEVDLVEGK, encoded by the coding sequence ATGGCGAAAATTAGATTACATGAGACAAGTGAAAGACTAGAAGTATTAGAAGAAGTAGTGAAGTTTTTAGATGAGAACGAAGTAATTTATGAGAAATGGGATATTCAAAAGCTACCTGAAAATTTACAAGAAAACTTTGCTCTAACAGATGAAGATAAAAAACAAATTTTAGAGGTGTTCTCCAATGAGATCACAGACATTTCTTCAAGAAGAGGTTATCAAGCTAGTGATGTCATTTCTTTATCAGATGCGACGCCAAACTTAGAGCAACTACTGAAAAACTTTCAACAAGAGCATCACCATACAGACGATGAAGTTCGCTTTATCGTAAGCGGACACGGTATCTTTGTAATTCAAGGAAAAGATGGATCTTTCTTTGATGTAGAACTTGAGCCAGGAGATTTAATTTCAGTTCCAGAAAATGTTCGACACTACTTTACTTTAATGGAAGATAGAAAAGTTGTAGCCGTTCGTATCTTTGTAACAACAGAAGGATGGGTACCGATTTATGAGCAAGAGGTCGACTTAGTTGAAGGTAAATGA